atattttttctttattagaaGTGGCTGTACATAGATGTAATTTTACTCTTGAGTATGACAGTAAAGATCATGAGGTAAGTCATTCATGTCTGCCTTTGACCGATTTGACCAGACTTCCAGCATGGCGGCAGGCTCACAGTCTGTTTCGATGAAGCAGTCACCAGATGGCGACAAAAATGACAAGCCAGGTAATGCGAGCCTCTTCATAATATAAAGCCCCCTACAGATATTTCATGTACTATCCTGATGGTGTATATCAAATTTTTAGGAACAGAGAGTGAGTGTGTTGCTTCATCCTCCACTTTGGTTCCAAAGTAAGTAAACAGTAATTCCCTGACTCCCCCCACAAATTTGTTGAACATTTTCTAATTgaaattcattcaaaatgtataaaacGGCTCCATTTAAATGTTACCAATGTTATGACAGCATGTGGGAGGGGTATTTTAACACTTAAACaatacaacaaatgttttttttttaattccacgaCTGCAAAACGCACAATATGATTGGAATTTGTttttgccttcacagatgtttaTGTGGTGTAAAAGTGTGGTAAATGATTAAAGCATGTGGGAGGGGCATTTCAAGCAATAAAATGTGGGTGGATCTGAAACATATCTTCTATGAATGGAAATCATTGGAGCATAATTTCTCCTGAATGATGCACACTGCCAAAATCCACCccaaaaatgaggaaaaccCTTCATCCTCAGGTTTAAAATTACAATTCTaattccattttcaatgctTCTTCCAGATTCAGTTCTTTATAGATTGTCATTGATTTGTAAATTTGTAGTTTAGGGGGGAAAGAATATGCAGGGGACTTTCAACACGGGAAGGGGAAGCGGggaagtaaattaaaaaaaaaaaaaaccctttaaaatGTTGGAGTCATTAATGAGTACGATTATTGAGTAATGGTTGTGCTGTGTGTACTTTCATTCTATTCCATTAGAAAATATCCAATAACTGTTCCACTGTCATGTTCTTGaggattttttcaaaatatgtaattaaGACAACTTTGTGGAAATTCTTCTGGAGGGAATTTCTTTTGCTGTTTAATCGATTTTTGATTTTGAGTTGATTTTGGTATGAATGCTTAGATCAGTGGTCAGCAACCTGCAGCTCTGGAGCTGCAtgtggctctttcatccttattttGTGGCTTTGCGTGGCTTGGGATAATAAATTGTCTGATGGAAgtcttatatttaaaatgactATCATGTCTTATTAaggtgtatatacacacacacacacaaacacacacaaatttttTGAGGGTgtctgtacattaaaaaaataaataaataaaggctaacatcttcatttggtcttttgtttttgacaactttGACTTCTCTAGCTTAGCGGTGCTGCCAGCACGGCACTCAAAATGGGCTTGTTGCATCGGCATATACGTGTGCGCACTTGTGGATTTTTGTGGCCAGGTGCTGAATCATTTTAGCGGACTTCCTGAACCAATATTGAACGTCTCCTACCCTTTTACAGAAAGCAGCTCACCATTGACGACTTTGACATCGGTCGACCTCTGGGAAAGGGCAAGTTTGGCAACGTGTACCTTGCAAAGGTGAAGCAGGTGGAAGCCCTTGTGGCTCTGAAGGTGTTGTTTAAGTCCCAAATCGAGAAGGAAGGTGTGGAGCACCAGCTCAGGAGGGAAATTGAgatccagtcccacctcaaGTAAGTCTTTCCCTTGACTCACTTCACAGCCATCAACAGAGTACAGTGGAAACCTCTGTGGTCAAACACGCTCCTTTCTAGGATAGGGTTATCCAATAATTCAACATCAGCCGGGAGTGGaaataaataagtatttggtagCACGGTTGCCAACTAATGAAAGCATGGGtgcccgacttttttttttttttttttaacctcaagatctacttttaaagcagccagcctctgTCAATCTACCGATGGGGGCGCGCATCGGCGCGACTGCcctggagaaagcaaaagatggacagtaaataggaggccggtttGCTATAACGAGCTTTTTATGTGCGCACgatcaacgtattggccacacgtGAATCAAGCGATTGACAAGATggatgattttctttctttggcaTGCGGTCAcgcaatcaaccaaaactgcctcggttAGGTCAAATCGTCCCCcatgtggtgtttgcatgttctccccgtgcctgtgtgggttttctccagtcacaccagtttcctcccagtatccccaaagcatgcacggtaggttaattgaacattctaaattgcccttaggtgtgaatggttatttatatgtgcagggttcgcacgcgggcctaaaagtccctaaaaacccttaaattttcgaaggtgcatttaggggctcctgaaagtccttaaaaatccgcaaaaaccggtcaagcccctaaaaaggccttaaattaaaaaaaatccaagggaggacctctactgccgaaattcttcctaaaaaaaaattatcttttatttaaaaaaaaaataccgatccgtctggcgtccaaaacagccggaaattgtcaacggaagtcaccgtgttgacaacttgtcgatattccattgtttgtttccgtgagtaggcatttcacttcgtcttcgttacggcgtagcgtagttctttcatcgatccaacttgtatcatggggaagtgcatttttcaatatgcttgggttgaaagtaaggagttcgggagctgggttcgtcgagatccaatagatcggcacatgttttactgccatctgtgcaagcagagttaccagcttgaaaagatgggcgtcaaagcgctggagttgcaccggaaaaacaggagacatgctgatttggcgaagactctctcatcttccgttggtatgaatctgtttctaaaatatcaagatagtgaagcatcaacttcaggcagtggtactggcagtgcatgcgcacctacagttgtccagccatcggcttcaaccagccggaagtcaggctttatgaacgtggttcaatacacgaagacggactcgttaaaggcagagatcgtgtggactttaaaagtgatctgcagccattacagttacaaatcttgtgaaaataatttgaaagtgtttgcagtcatgttcccagacagtgaccttgctaaaaactaccactgtggggaaaggaagacttcgtacctgcccacttttcatctctactgcctcaaagccaaaaaagccagaatagagactgacatatctacgcttattgagaaggctgacaggctgtgtgaggaggcagaagaaaagaggaatctgaggtttatcaccgaggccaatgcactcagaggcagagcaaaggacaagagagccactttggcacctctgcagcaacaaatagaggaggcactgggtaggctcaaggagctagagtaggggtgctgagacagacatcaataGAAGACATTTaagtatatagttgcaattgtagttagaatctgtttttctgtacactgttatgtgaagacgttgacaatggtcatacaatgagaactaccacaaggggcgacaggtgatcactgtcacaggtactgaggtactggaacatttgatgaaccaagaacggttgatggcaccattgggtgagtcttttttccttactcttgatttcccacgatggccctaaatttttcgtgtcagccctaaattttttccgtgtcggccctacatttttcgtgtcagcccctaagaatgcccctaaaaagccctaaaattttttgggtcagactgactGTGTGAACCCTAcatgtatgtgccctgtgattgactggcaaccagttcagggtgtagccacctcctgtccgaagatagttgggataggctccaacacacctatgaccctagtgaggataagcagttaagatgGATGAATGCACTTAGTTTCTTTTATGATTTAACTTTTAACTATctttttaattgacccctccgtagaaattgcgtcatccgcgtcgctgaccaatcagaggccagagatctgcataaaccacgcccccttttttgcacccgccgttccctcagacaacgttgcatggtccagtatagcttttgttagcgttttatcgcgtgtttgggttctttaacaatagatatggttaagaggtgtagtcacggcctttgtaatagtggcgacaggtatcctgaaaggctagttggtggagttcaattcgtaccctttccaaaaccgaagacccagtacgaaaaatgtcttcgatggatcaaactttgtggaagatggcatgatcaactgaatccatctaatatcaaccggaacagaaaaccgagtacgaaaaatgtcttcgatggatcaaactttgtggaagatcgcatgatcaactgaatccatcaaaaatcaaccggaacagatatgttcgcacgaaggtaagccctgtatctgattttcaatacatgtctcatctAAATGAatgagcagttcttcgcttgcataacacagctacgtgtgaatgattgacacacttgatctgtgttgagcgatattttgcgaggacctgactgcacaaacgtgtgtctttgttcgcggctagggaactaagctaaaccggactagccagtcctaaaagccttagacgtgcaccgagacaccaagactgaaggaaggatgtttgaggacactataaagtagtgattgtcgtactcggtcgggacttacgtaggttcggcactaattcaagaataactATTGAGGGGATCgggtgacgttacacaaagaaaacgagagaaacaactcgtaaatcaagcctcgccttcttcttttccttcacacggcggttcacaaacggctatacagatacacatacagattctgcacacaagtgtgataggtaacacgaaaataggaaactgtcaatgacgaattcgtctttgggttataatatattatattatgtggcttctcggtcttcctctgactctggaaagatctcgcgctaatatcaatggtttctccgtcgatatgcatgtaaatacccctcgctgaaatacttgaagccctgctgtctgcttttcaacgatatttcactgtttgctaagaatgcgagtgagcaATCAGCTGgaaaatcggacaatttcgctgtagtcttttcttcctgcgccgccatttttgctcattgtttgtctgaggttagcacacgtggggtgacgtaacttcaggaggcgtggttaagtgccctgtacggaggagtCAATTGATCTTTCAAAGTCACTCCTACCTGTTTTCATCTCAAAATTTTGCacgagtcaaaaaaaaaaaaaaaaaaaaaagaaatctgggACAGCCCAGATCTCAAAACTTCTAAATTGAGCCACTTGTAATTCATGATACCACGGTAAACATaacgattcttttttttttttttttttttttttcttttctttctcaggCATCCCAACATCCTTCGATTTTACAACTACTTTCATGATCGCAAGAGGGTGTTTTTGGTGCTGGAATATGCGCCACGAGGCGAGCTATACAAAGAGCTCCAGAAATACGGACGCTTTGATGACCAGCGTACTGCCACTGTAAGACATTGTGGTCGAAAATGGGACGCGTGAATCTGGTCAACGGGGACAGTGCCGTTTTCAATGATTGTTTATAAGTGGAAAAAGTTCTGAAGCTTTCACTGCTTCCATTTCCAGTACATGGAAGAGATCTCTGATGCGCTGATGTACTGCCACTCCAAGAAAGTGATCCATCGCGATATCAAGCCAGAGAATCTCCTTCTTGGCTTTCGTGGAGAGCTGAAAATTGCAGATTTTGGTTGGTCAGTTCATGCGCCTTCTCTCAGGTAAGCAGCCCTGAACTGTCATTGtaaagatttttcaaaatggaggtgtttttttttttttttgttttgttttttgttaatttttttaaagccacaaTTGCAAACTTGACATTTGTGCAGGCGTCGCACAATGTGTGGAACCTTGGATTACCTCCCTCCCGAGATGGTCGAGGGCCGCACCCACAATGAGAAGGTGGACCTGTGGTGTGTCGGAGTCCTCTGTTTTGAGTGCCTTGTGGGGAACCCTCCCTTTGAAAGTCGCTCTCAGTCTGAAACGTACAGAAGAATTATGATGGTAGGTCATGGAGGCAGTTTTTCGAACAATATCTGCATCTTTCAGGTAAAATGACCACATTACAGCCGTTGCTAACAGAAGATGTGGAATTTGTCTTTTCCACAGATCCTTACTGAATTGGCTCTAGTGTCTGATATGACTTTTTGCTGTTGGATAGAAAATGCAAAACTAATGATTCTAGGCTTTACACGACCAGGGTTCTGAGGGCAGGGGGGTCAGATCAGACAACGGAGGACGACGCAGATTGAATGTTTTGCAGAGGCAATCAATGATGTCTTTGATCTGATCTGCCCGTTATGACATGAAAACCATTCAGCATAAAATTTTAATCATCAGTTGATGCTGATCAGATCGGTGTGAGTTTTGAGAAATGTTAGGGGACAAAAAACcctgtttggaacatttcaCTGTGAAGAACTACGCGATCTAAGCTTGGCCCATCATTTCTGTATCGACTTAATTGTTCgataaacaaaactgaaaatattttaccatactcaaattgtcatttttgtggtgAGTGAGAATCACACAGTGAGTGGACAGAGTTGGACGGCTGTGTCAGTGTATTGATTGGTTGAGAGCTCCAAATATGTCATGCCCATGGACTCGGCAGCCTCTGGGTCCACCGCATTGGGGAACAGAGCAGGTGACATGATGTCACAATGGCGCCACGCAGCGGTTGATTTACATCATGGCATGACAGTTGTTGCCAACACTttgcattttcagtttttatcatttttatgatgaatCATTGCAGTCCTTCGTTACAGGCATATCCAAGATTGTCTCGtttccaaacaaaaaacagttgagGAAAATAAGTCTGTGTACTCCTGGA
The sequence above is drawn from the Syngnathoides biaculeatus isolate LvHL_M chromosome 11, ASM1980259v1, whole genome shotgun sequence genome and encodes:
- the LOC133508368 gene encoding aurora kinase B-like isoform X1 — its product is METSSMAAGSQSVSMKQSPDGDKNDKPGTESECVASSSTLVPKKQLTIDDFDIGRPLGKGKFGNVYLAKVKQVEALVALKVLFKSQIEKEGVEHQLRREIEIQSHLKHPNILRFYNYFHDRKRVFLVLEYAPRGELYKELQKYGRFDDQRTATYMEEISDALMYCHSKKVIHRDIKPENLLLGFRGELKIADFGWSVHAPSLRRRTMCGTLDYLPPEMVEGRTHNEKVDLWCVGVLCFECLVGNPPFESRSQSETYRRIMMVDLKFPRVVSEGARDLISKLLRHSPTDRLTLQCVMDHPWVRSNSRRVLPPTVPPKPCNPKLPA
- the LOC133508368 gene encoding aurora kinase B-like isoform X2 codes for the protein METSSMAAGSQSVSMKQSPDGDKNDKPGTESECVASSSTLVPKHPNILRFYNYFHDRKRVFLVLEYAPRGELYKELQKYGRFDDQRTATYMEEISDALMYCHSKKVIHRDIKPENLLLGFRGELKIADFGWSVHAPSLRRRTMCGTLDYLPPEMVEGRTHNEKVDLWCVGVLCFECLVGNPPFESRSQSETYRRIMMVDLKFPRVVSEGARDLISKLLRHSPTDRLTLQCVMDHPWVRSNSRRVLPPTVPPKPCNPKLPA